Proteins from a genomic interval of Rubinisphaera italica:
- the rnc gene encoding ribonuclease III — protein MTTESDDSFLSEALLTACEQTLGYTFKQRSLLKTSLTHASIAPTRLQSNERMEFLGDAILGAIVCDRLFALNPNDEEGPLTQMKSEVVSRTACAQAAISLGLQQFVLMSKGLHLSPELPHSVLAGIFESVIAAIYLDGGFEAAFAFINRNLEHLISHAAESEHIRNSKSLLQQYTQKELSETPTYRLVEEVGPDHNKSFLVAAVVGPTTFAPAWGANKKEAEQKAALNALCQLQNDPIPYQHENIANPDSIN, from the coding sequence ATGACGACGGAATCTGACGATAGCTTTCTGAGCGAAGCTCTCTTGACTGCCTGTGAACAGACACTGGGGTATACATTCAAACAGAGATCGCTATTGAAGACGAGTTTAACGCACGCTTCGATTGCACCGACTCGGCTGCAGTCCAATGAACGAATGGAATTTCTGGGAGATGCGATTCTCGGGGCTATCGTTTGCGATCGACTATTTGCCCTCAACCCAAACGACGAAGAGGGCCCATTAACGCAAATGAAATCGGAAGTGGTCAGCCGGACAGCATGCGCTCAAGCAGCGATTTCTCTCGGTTTGCAGCAATTCGTTTTGATGAGCAAAGGCCTGCATCTGTCGCCGGAACTTCCCCATTCGGTTCTGGCAGGAATTTTTGAATCCGTTATCGCGGCGATTTATCTCGATGGAGGTTTTGAGGCTGCGTTTGCGTTTATCAATCGTAATCTCGAACATCTGATCTCTCATGCGGCTGAGTCCGAACATATTCGGAACTCAAAAAGTCTGCTCCAGCAATACACGCAGAAAGAGCTGAGCGAAACTCCGACTTATCGTCTTGTCGAAGAGGTCGGGCCGGATCACAACAAAAGTTTTCTGGTGGCCGCCGTCGTCGGACCAACAACTTTTGCCCCTGCCTGGGGAGCCAACAAAAAAGAAGCCGAACAAAAAGCCGCCCTCAATGCACTCTGCCAACTGCAGAACGATCCCATCCCCTATCAGCACGAAAATATTGCCAATCCCGACTCGATCAACTGA
- a CDS encoding protein kinase domain-containing protein yields MSQQTTSQVIDWSAIRVQLLPEGAESLLPSSWKLPILPQAVSEFLQHASNPNYDIKKLTKIVEQDTSLSCKLLKHVNSSALGLRHRISTIRNALMALGIRRSKMLILTAAVHATVKKFNSRLFDLHEFWADNLERARFSRAVAEKIGADVDLAYTGAMLQDFLIPILGHTNLKEYVSYWNDSHKPVCDLYEYEHNKFGVQHAQVGAICLMKWNVPDDLICSILCHHMDYEHLDRLGLVGTHVQAVAASSLIPTSILQHRELAIPLSIWDQHDSGYDLFEIAEKVDSEYTTEKDAGSHRESLAVRIEECLMSHLSSGGLLTELKNRQLGNYILEECIGNGASGSVYRARHTMMNRPAAVKVLSQEKLTESDIARFEREVQLTSLLQHANTVSIYDFGRTNDGMFYYAMEYVNGYSLKQLVQLYGPQPEGRVIPILKQVCGSIENAHRAGLVHRDIKPENILLSRKLHMSDHATVLDFGLVRNLQEEDGSNEKVITGTPLYLAPETISTMGTSSISSDLYAIGAVGYFLLTGQPLFTGNNAVDICLKQLSEVPISPSKRLGRKIDEDLERLIMNCLNKSIEKRPDSAFALAEQLARCEQVSFWNEDQAAAWWEAQSSLPEETRLGENDPTLICDLDETK; encoded by the coding sequence ATGAGTCAGCAGACAACTTCACAAGTGATTGACTGGAGTGCGATTCGTGTTCAGCTTCTCCCTGAAGGTGCAGAATCGCTGCTACCATCCTCCTGGAAACTTCCCATACTGCCTCAGGCAGTATCCGAATTTCTGCAGCACGCCAGCAATCCCAATTATGACATTAAAAAGCTGACGAAAATCGTTGAGCAGGACACCAGCCTGTCATGCAAATTACTCAAGCATGTCAATTCATCGGCCTTGGGATTGCGTCATCGGATTTCTACAATTCGAAATGCCTTGATGGCTTTGGGGATTCGGCGAAGCAAAATGCTGATTCTGACAGCTGCTGTGCATGCAACGGTTAAGAAGTTCAATTCCCGTTTATTCGATCTTCATGAATTCTGGGCGGATAATCTGGAGCGAGCCAGATTTTCCCGAGCGGTTGCCGAGAAAATTGGCGCGGATGTCGATCTGGCTTATACCGGAGCGATGCTGCAGGATTTTCTGATCCCGATTCTCGGCCATACCAATCTCAAAGAGTATGTTTCCTATTGGAATGACAGTCACAAGCCTGTTTGTGATCTGTATGAGTATGAACATAATAAATTCGGTGTTCAACATGCCCAGGTGGGCGCTATTTGCCTGATGAAGTGGAATGTCCCAGATGATCTGATCTGCAGCATTCTTTGCCATCACATGGATTATGAGCATCTGGATCGTTTAGGACTGGTCGGTACTCACGTGCAGGCCGTCGCGGCTTCATCACTGATACCGACTTCGATTTTGCAGCATCGGGAACTGGCGATTCCGCTATCGATCTGGGATCAACACGACAGCGGATACGATTTGTTCGAAATTGCTGAAAAAGTCGATTCTGAATACACAACTGAAAAAGACGCCGGCAGTCATCGGGAATCGTTAGCCGTGCGAATTGAAGAATGCCTGATGAGTCATCTCTCCAGCGGTGGGCTTCTAACCGAGTTGAAAAATCGTCAGCTTGGAAATTATATCTTGGAAGAGTGCATTGGAAACGGTGCGAGTGGGTCTGTGTATCGTGCCCGACATACGATGATGAATCGCCCCGCAGCTGTGAAAGTGCTTTCTCAGGAAAAACTAACCGAAAGTGACATCGCCCGTTTCGAGCGGGAAGTGCAACTGACGAGTCTGCTGCAACATGCCAATACCGTTTCCATCTATGATTTCGGTCGGACGAATGATGGAATGTTCTATTATGCAATGGAATATGTGAACGGGTATTCGTTGAAACAACTGGTGCAATTATACGGTCCTCAGCCTGAAGGACGTGTGATTCCTATACTTAAGCAAGTTTGTGGTTCAATCGAGAATGCTCATCGAGCCGGGCTGGTGCATCGCGACATCAAACCGGAAAACATTCTGCTTTCACGTAAGTTGCACATGTCCGATCATGCGACCGTTCTCGACTTTGGACTGGTTCGAAATTTGCAGGAAGAAGACGGCTCCAATGAAAAAGTCATTACTGGTACTCCGCTGTATCTGGCTCCCGAGACAATCAGTACGATGGGAACCAGTTCGATATCGAGCGATCTCTATGCCATTGGAGCGGTTGGCTATTTCCTGTTAACTGGACAGCCATTGTTTACAGGAAACAACGCCGTGGATATCTGTCTGAAGCAACTTTCTGAAGTCCCAATCTCCCCTTCTAAACGACTCGGCCGTAAAATTGATGAAGATCTCGAACGACTGATTATGAATTGCCTCAATAAGTCGATAGAAAAACGACCGGATTCCGCTTTTGCACTGGCCGAGCAATTGGCGAGATGTGAGCAGGTCTCATTCTGGAATGAAGATCAGGCAGCCGCCTGGTGGGAGGCTCAAAGTTCATTGCCCGAGGAAACTCGTCTGGGAGAAAATGATCCGACATTGATTTGCGACCTGGATGAGACAAAGTAG
- a CDS encoding DUF1559 family PulG-like putative transporter produces the protein MESQKLHSQGFTVIELMITLAIIVVITSLVLPTIQESRNQARERECIIHLKQLGLAMHNYHDVYRTFPPGWVRKTPYAQSPSGFGWQVSILPFVEEAPLYDAIRPSAPNNEGALEYVEAKYLKREISTYRCPADSTPVTNPMRGDWGTSNYSMNYGTEPVPRMTPLDGSMNWPGALPTRLHTNGIGWWNSRVGFRDITDGTSNTLMISERSVKSAAGIWPGVRSNSSETDQVTDTSYGNEINSGLNSFSSPHRGGANILLCDGSVRFLSDQVDSQPRGPGQGDVGGLFQKLGCRNDGQVVGELPGE, from the coding sequence ATGGAATCGCAGAAACTCCATTCCCAAGGTTTCACAGTCATAGAACTGATGATTACTCTGGCGATCATTGTAGTCATCACGAGTTTAGTGTTACCTACAATCCAGGAATCGCGAAATCAGGCACGAGAACGAGAGTGCATTATCCACCTGAAACAGTTGGGGCTGGCAATGCATAACTATCACGATGTGTATCGCACTTTTCCACCAGGTTGGGTTCGTAAAACACCTTATGCACAATCTCCCAGTGGCTTTGGCTGGCAAGTTTCAATCCTGCCATTTGTTGAAGAGGCACCGTTATATGATGCCATTCGTCCTTCTGCCCCTAATAATGAGGGTGCATTGGAGTATGTGGAAGCGAAGTACCTGAAGAGAGAAATTTCAACTTATCGCTGTCCGGCAGACTCCACTCCAGTGACTAATCCGATGCGCGGCGACTGGGGGACTTCCAATTATTCAATGAATTATGGAACGGAACCTGTCCCGCGAATGACTCCTCTGGACGGCTCAATGAATTGGCCCGGAGCATTGCCTACACGCCTCCACACTAACGGGATCGGCTGGTGGAACAGTCGGGTTGGTTTTAGAGATATCACCGATGGAACCAGCAACACATTGATGATTAGCGAGCGTTCCGTGAAAAGCGCGGCTGGCATCTGGCCGGGGGTGCGGTCGAATAGTTCAGAAACCGATCAGGTAACCGACACAAGCTACGGCAATGAAATCAATTCCGGACTGAATTCATTTTCAAGTCCACATCGAGGTGGAGCCAACATATTATTATGCGATGGCTCAGTGCGATTTCTCAGCGATCAAGTCGATTCACAACCTCGTGGTCCTGGACAAGGCGACGTCGGAGGCCTTTTTCAGAAATTAGGCTGCCGAAATGATGGTCAGGTTGTGGGTGAGTTACCCGGAGAATAA
- a CDS encoding nitroreductase family protein produces MTQLPNPLDHRQSDHPINELFLMRWSPRAISGEAIPEAQLMSLLEAARWAPSTYNEQEWRFLYATRDSEHWQTFFNLLMEANQAWCDKAAVLMVVVSHKVFSRNGNPNPVHTFDAGAAFENLALQGATMGLVVHGMAGFNQSNARRELKIPDDYAVEAMIAIGQPGELEVLSEELRGREEPTGRKPVDEISCEGPFSF; encoded by the coding sequence ATGACACAGTTACCCAACCCACTGGATCATCGTCAGTCAGATCATCCGATTAACGAATTGTTTTTGATGCGTTGGTCGCCGCGGGCGATTTCGGGGGAGGCGATTCCAGAGGCTCAATTGATGTCTCTGCTCGAAGCGGCTCGCTGGGCACCGAGTACATACAACGAGCAGGAATGGCGATTTCTGTATGCGACTCGCGATAGCGAGCACTGGCAGACATTCTTCAACCTGTTGATGGAAGCTAATCAAGCCTGGTGCGACAAGGCTGCCGTGCTGATGGTAGTAGTCTCGCACAAAGTCTTTTCCCGAAATGGCAATCCAAATCCAGTCCATACCTTTGATGCCGGGGCTGCTTTTGAGAATCTGGCTTTGCAGGGAGCAACCATGGGACTGGTCGTGCATGGCATGGCCGGGTTCAATCAGTCCAATGCTCGTCGCGAGTTGAAAATCCCGGACGACTATGCCGTCGAAGCAATGATTGCAATTGGCCAGCCGGGAGAACTGGAAGTGCTATCGGAAGAATTACGGGGACGAGAAGAACCGACGGGAAGAAAGCCGGTCGATGAGATCAGTTGTGAAGGGCCGTTTTCGTTTTGA
- a CDS encoding Glu/Leu/Phe/Val family dehydrogenase codes for MSNQDHEIIFQDALGRLDVAGKYAEIDQETIQRMQHPIQIIQVAIPVRMDDGSLKIFPGYRVRHDATRGPTKGGIRFHPEVNLEEVKALSLWMTCKCAVMDIPYGGAKGGVIVNPKELSPLELERLSRGFIERIADFIGPDTDIPAPDVYTNERIMGWMMNEYSTIVRKHSPDVITGKPIALGGSLGRSAATGRGAYHCVKQLEKKRGWNPKEVTVAVQGFGNAGQSVAELLHADGYRIVAVSDSKGGIYREEGFDVPSLMHAKNESRELKAVYCEGSVCEAVDAKTISNEELLELDVDILIPAALQDAITEDNAEKISARVIVEVANGPVTIEADAILDRKEDLIIVPDILANAGGVTVSYFEWVQNRAGDYWTEEKVNHRLEENMCKQFEHVYELMEEHRVSMRTAAYVLALNRIGAAVMATGTSAYFSGKD; via the coding sequence ATGTCCAATCAGGATCACGAAATTATTTTTCAGGATGCGCTTGGCCGGTTGGATGTAGCCGGGAAGTATGCGGAGATTGATCAGGAAACCATTCAGCGGATGCAGCATCCGATTCAGATTATTCAGGTCGCAATTCCCGTTCGCATGGATGATGGATCGCTGAAAATCTTTCCGGGGTACCGGGTTCGACACGATGCGACACGAGGGCCGACGAAGGGCGGGATTCGTTTTCATCCGGAAGTGAATCTGGAGGAAGTGAAGGCTCTCTCGTTGTGGATGACCTGCAAATGTGCGGTGATGGATATTCCCTACGGCGGTGCCAAAGGGGGGGTGATTGTGAATCCGAAAGAACTCTCCCCTTTGGAACTGGAACGACTTTCGCGAGGCTTTATCGAACGAATTGCCGATTTCATTGGACCCGATACCGACATTCCTGCTCCCGATGTTTACACGAATGAACGTATCATGGGCTGGATGATGAATGAGTATTCGACGATTGTCCGCAAGCATTCGCCCGATGTCATCACAGGCAAGCCGATTGCACTGGGCGGTTCTCTGGGACGTTCCGCCGCAACCGGACGTGGGGCTTATCATTGTGTGAAACAGTTGGAAAAGAAGCGGGGCTGGAATCCGAAAGAGGTTACAGTGGCCGTCCAGGGGTTTGGGAATGCCGGTCAAAGTGTCGCGGAATTGCTACATGCAGATGGGTATCGCATTGTAGCCGTCAGTGATTCCAAAGGGGGCATCTATCGAGAGGAAGGTTTCGATGTGCCCAGCCTGATGCATGCAAAGAATGAAAGCCGAGAATTAAAAGCGGTCTATTGCGAAGGCTCGGTTTGTGAAGCGGTCGATGCGAAAACGATCTCCAATGAAGAACTGCTCGAACTGGATGTCGATATTCTCATTCCGGCTGCGTTGCAGGATGCGATCACCGAAGACAATGCCGAGAAAATATCTGCTCGTGTCATAGTCGAAGTGGCTAATGGTCCTGTTACCATTGAAGCCGATGCGATTCTCGATCGGAAAGAAGATTTGATCATCGTGCCGGACATTCTCGCGAATGCGGGGGGCGTGACGGTCAGTTACTTCGAATGGGTTCAGAATCGGGCAGGTGATTACTGGACAGAGGAAAAAGTGAATCATCGCCTGGAGGAAAACATGTGCAAACAGTTTGAACATGTCTATGAACTGATGGAGGAACATCGTGTTTCGATGCGAACGGCTGCTTATGTTCTCGCACTCAATCGGATTGGAGCAGCAGTGATGGCAACGGGCACATCCGCTTATTTTTCCGGCAAGGATTAA
- a CDS encoding cryptochrome/photolyase family protein — protein MRNLILILGDQLDHHSAVFNQFDAKTDSVWMAEVAEEATHVWCHKLRIAMFFSAMRHFRDELREKEISVHYHQLPQQPSKDSGSSFREVLKLDIERLQPQKLILVHPGDHRVLKAFQRAVKEWDIPLEIREDRHFYCTLEEFEEFAADRKELRLEYFYRMLRKRENILVNDNGEPEGGEWNLDHENREAFPKSGPKSGLKPRRFRPDDITKQVIEMVSARFKDHPGSLDHFDIPVTRSESLKKLNHFIKEYLPNFGKYEDAMWTDETTLYHSQLSACLNLKLLNPRDCVDRALKAWQNDEAPLNSVEGFIRQILGWREFIRCVYWSKMPKYESLNHFETTHDVPQFFWDGQTDMECVRQSMNSVINHGYAHHIHRLMVLGNLSMLAGVDPYKFHEWHMAMYLDAIDWVSLPNTLGMSQYGDGGIVGSKPYCSSGNYINKMSNFCKNCRYNFKEKTGEKACPITTLYWDFLDRNYNKLKNNPRMNFQVKNLEKLRKKSDEMEAVRDQAESIKSDWLQ, from the coding sequence ATGCGAAATTTGATACTTATTCTTGGCGATCAACTCGATCATCACTCAGCGGTTTTCAATCAGTTCGATGCCAAAACGGATTCCGTCTGGATGGCAGAAGTTGCCGAGGAAGCGACGCACGTCTGGTGTCACAAGCTTCGCATTGCGATGTTCTTCTCGGCGATGCGACATTTTCGCGATGAACTCCGTGAAAAAGAAATCTCAGTTCATTACCACCAACTTCCCCAGCAACCCTCTAAAGATTCCGGCTCCTCGTTTAGGGAAGTCCTTAAATTGGATATTGAACGTCTCCAGCCTCAGAAGCTCATCCTGGTGCATCCGGGGGATCATCGGGTGCTGAAAGCATTTCAAAGAGCTGTCAAAGAATGGGACATTCCTCTGGAGATCCGTGAAGATCGACACTTTTACTGCACGCTTGAAGAGTTTGAAGAATTCGCAGCTGACCGCAAAGAACTCCGGCTCGAATACTTCTATCGGATGCTGCGGAAACGAGAGAATATTCTCGTCAACGATAATGGAGAGCCCGAAGGTGGGGAGTGGAATCTGGATCATGAAAATCGGGAAGCGTTTCCGAAATCGGGGCCGAAATCCGGATTGAAGCCGAGACGATTCCGACCGGATGACATCACAAAACAGGTGATCGAAATGGTCTCCGCTCGTTTCAAAGATCATCCCGGCTCTCTCGATCACTTTGACATTCCGGTCACACGATCCGAATCGTTGAAGAAGTTGAACCACTTCATCAAAGAGTATCTTCCCAACTTCGGTAAATATGAAGATGCCATGTGGACCGACGAAACGACCCTTTATCACTCACAACTCTCTGCTTGTCTGAATCTCAAACTGCTCAACCCCCGCGACTGTGTCGACCGAGCCCTCAAAGCCTGGCAGAACGACGAAGCGCCCTTGAATTCGGTGGAAGGCTTTATCCGGCAGATTCTCGGCTGGCGGGAATTCATTCGCTGTGTTTACTGGTCGAAGATGCCGAAGTATGAATCGCTCAATCATTTTGAAACCACGCATGACGTTCCCCAGTTTTTCTGGGATGGTCAGACCGATATGGAATGTGTCCGTCAGTCGATGAATTCCGTCATCAATCATGGTTACGCCCATCATATCCATCGCCTGATGGTCCTCGGGAATCTGAGCATGCTTGCCGGGGTCGATCCCTACAAATTCCACGAATGGCACATGGCAATGTATCTCGATGCCATCGACTGGGTTTCACTTCCGAACACTCTCGGCATGAGTCAATACGGCGACGGCGGCATCGTTGGCTCCAAACCGTACTGCTCGTCGGGCAACTACATCAACAAAATGAGCAACTTCTGCAAAAACTGCCGCTATAACTTTAAAGAGAAAACCGGGGAAAAAGCCTGCCCCATCACAACTCTTTACTGGGACTTCCTCGACAGAAATTATAACAAACTCAAAAACAATCCGCGGATGAATTTTCAGGTGAAGAATCTGGAAAAACTCCGGAAGAAATCGGATGAGATGGAAGCAGTGCGGGATCAGGCGGAGTCCATTAAGAGTGACTGGCTTCAATGA
- a CDS encoding MBL fold metallo-hydrolase, translating into MQIHALGTGGYHPNEVRHTASFLLPEAGILFDAGTATFRVTERLLRKDLHLFLTHPHWDHIIGLTYLYVPMLLEQIQSIKLYGNRYTLEAVKKHLFAEPTFSHMPAFELIELESFEQPEVQIDSYLVRWQPLPSHPGGSTAYVVEENGQKFAYVTDTYVDGSYEDFIRDADLLIHECYFSDETSEWAEKTGHSYLTQVAELASRTDVKKLLLTHIDPRENTEEPWDLTEVKTVFSEIEFAKDLQSFQL; encoded by the coding sequence ATGCAAATTCATGCCTTAGGAACAGGCGGTTATCATCCCAACGAAGTCCGGCACACCGCTTCGTTCTTACTGCCCGAGGCTGGAATTCTGTTTGATGCCGGGACAGCCACATTCCGTGTCACTGAACGACTCCTGCGTAAAGATCTGCATCTGTTTCTGACGCATCCGCACTGGGATCATATTATTGGTTTGACTTATTTGTATGTGCCGATGCTGCTGGAGCAGATTCAATCCATCAAACTGTATGGCAATCGCTACACGTTGGAAGCAGTCAAAAAACATCTGTTTGCCGAGCCGACATTTTCGCACATGCCGGCTTTTGAACTGATCGAGCTGGAATCGTTTGAGCAGCCGGAAGTTCAAATTGATTCGTATCTGGTCCGCTGGCAACCACTGCCGAGTCATCCGGGAGGATCGACCGCTTATGTCGTCGAAGAAAATGGCCAAAAGTTTGCTTACGTGACCGATACTTATGTCGATGGATCGTATGAAGATTTCATTCGCGATGCTGATTTGCTCATTCATGAATGCTACTTCAGTGACGAAACCTCCGAATGGGCTGAGAAAACCGGACACAGTTATCTGACACAAGTCGCCGAACTGGCCAGCAGAACAGACGTCAAAAAACTTCTGCTTACGCATATCGATCCCAGAGAAAATACTGAGGAACCCTGGGATTTGACGGAAGTGAAAACCGTCTTTTCAGAAATTGAGTTTGCGAAAGATTTGCAGAGTTTTCAGCTTTGA
- a CDS encoding ABC transporter permease, translated as MKKILGILGLLIFVCVITAINNPKFLLANNIEQLLHRTALFGIISLGAAFVIMTGGIDLSIGSVIGLTGSLMPLLLVEKHWSVPGTIAFVGSLSLVIGLAHGLLITKLKIQPFIVTLCGLLLYRGLARWITEDSNLRFGSDYPGLMWYVKSKLEIGLPVAIPVPAIIFLILAILSWIFLNRTIWGRHLMALGRNEQAARFSGIATDRLTILAYVFCAGLAGLGGVLFALDQNTVQPSAHGNFYELYAIAAAVLGGCSLRGGEGSIIGVAIGAALLRVLYNAIIMADIPSQLDFAIIGMVILGGVIADELIKRYAARKRLQAARMQSTKE; from the coding sequence ATGAAGAAAATTCTGGGAATCTTGGGATTATTGATTTTTGTCTGCGTGATCACAGCGATTAACAATCCCAAATTTCTGCTGGCCAACAACATTGAACAACTCCTGCATCGGACGGCTCTGTTCGGCATCATCAGCCTGGGAGCTGCATTCGTGATTATGACGGGCGGAATCGATCTTTCGATTGGTTCTGTCATTGGATTGACAGGTTCACTGATGCCACTCCTGTTAGTCGAAAAACATTGGTCAGTCCCAGGGACAATCGCATTTGTCGGAAGTCTCTCTCTTGTTATTGGCTTGGCGCATGGACTGTTAATCACGAAATTAAAAATCCAGCCATTCATTGTGACTCTCTGCGGACTGCTCCTCTATCGTGGCCTCGCCCGTTGGATCACGGAAGACAGCAACCTGCGGTTTGGATCGGATTATCCGGGTCTGATGTGGTATGTGAAATCGAAACTGGAGATTGGCTTACCGGTCGCCATTCCAGTGCCAGCGATCATCTTTCTGATTCTGGCAATCCTCTCCTGGATTTTTCTGAACCGAACCATCTGGGGACGTCACCTGATGGCTCTCGGACGTAATGAACAAGCCGCCCGATTCAGCGGAATCGCCACCGACCGGCTGACCATTCTCGCCTATGTGTTTTGTGCAGGATTGGCTGGTTTGGGTGGGGTGCTGTTTGCACTGGATCAAAACACTGTCCAGCCAAGTGCCCATGGAAACTTTTACGAACTCTACGCCATAGCCGCAGCTGTGCTTGGGGGATGTAGTCTGCGTGGTGGAGAAGGAAGTATTATCGGCGTTGCAATTGGAGCCGCGTTATTACGCGTCCTCTACAATGCTATCATCATGGCCGACATTCCTTCGCAACTCGACTTCGCAATCATTGGCATGGTGATTCTGGGAGGAGTGATCGCCGACGAATTGATCAAACGCTATGCCGCCAGGAAAAGACTTCAGGCTGCTCGTATGCAGTCGACGAAAGAGTAA
- a CDS encoding alpha/beta hydrolase: MLLILYVGVILVLTLIQRKLIYHPTKVATLNVKDWEFAEGRCLPVTFEVEPGYTLHGWHVLPPSHQALNRKEQQQELDAGRPVIIYYPGNAGHRGYRADQLKRLSSLNADIFLIDYRGYAENPGSPSEKAYLHDARFILDALVAEYQIEPARFVLLGESLGGGIATALANQLSQEGTELAGLFLQAPFSSLVAIAGERFPWLPVDWMMVDRYPSIERIPEVTCPITIIHGRQDSIIPFAQAQQLFETAPDHSSAGISKTFLEIPGAGHNDIFMMAETEYLRALEKMLKPIRQSNIPNP; the protein is encoded by the coding sequence TTGCTACTGATTTTATATGTGGGAGTCATTCTGGTGCTCACGCTGATCCAAAGAAAATTGATTTATCATCCCACGAAGGTCGCAACTTTAAATGTAAAAGACTGGGAATTTGCCGAAGGACGCTGTCTACCCGTAACCTTTGAAGTGGAACCTGGTTACACACTGCATGGCTGGCATGTGCTGCCGCCAAGTCATCAGGCTCTCAATCGCAAAGAGCAGCAACAGGAACTGGATGCGGGGCGTCCTGTCATCATTTACTATCCGGGCAATGCCGGGCATCGTGGCTACCGGGCTGATCAATTAAAACGACTCAGTTCTCTAAATGCAGACATCTTCCTTATCGACTACCGAGGCTATGCCGAGAATCCCGGCAGTCCCAGTGAAAAAGCTTATCTTCACGATGCCCGATTCATTTTAGATGCTCTCGTCGCAGAGTATCAAATTGAACCTGCACGATTTGTGCTATTGGGGGAATCGCTCGGCGGAGGCATTGCGACCGCTCTTGCCAACCAGTTATCCCAGGAAGGAACGGAACTGGCAGGCTTGTTTCTGCAGGCTCCGTTCAGTTCGCTGGTTGCGATAGCTGGAGAACGCTTTCCGTGGCTACCGGTCGACTGGATGATGGTTGATCGATATCCGTCTATCGAACGAATTCCGGAAGTGACCTGCCCCATCACTATCATTCATGGACGGCAGGATTCCATCATCCCTTTTGCCCAAGCTCAACAATTATTCGAAACGGCTCCCGATCATTCCTCTGCTGGAATCTCAAAAACATTCCTCGAAATTCCCGGAGCCGGCCATAATGATATTTTCATGATGGCAGAAACCGAATATCTGCGTGCCCTTGAGAAAATGCTCAAACCAATTCGACAAAGTAATATTCCTAACCCGTAG